The DNA window ATCAAGACCTTGGAAGAGGAAACAGCCCTGTTAAAAAAGAAAAGTCCTGGATATATGATTACTCTTTCAAAACGGTTACCGTGAGAAATATAGCCCTTACAAAACCTTACTTCCACAATGGAGCATTCAACACGTTGGAAGAAGTGCTTGACTTTTATAATGAAGGTGGAGGAGAAGGATTAGGATTAAAAATGAAAAATCAGACCCTTGCACCGGACAAGCTTAATCTTACACAAACAGAAATCAGGCAGATTATAGCTTTCCTGAATGCACTTACTGATGTGAGTAAAGCGAAGTAGGAGAGTTTATGGGCCAAAGAAGTTGAGCTATAGCTTTTTCTACGATATCTAATTAAACCTAACAGGTTTCTAAAACCTGTTAGGTTTATATTTGTACACGAAATGGGGTATTCTCAATAATCAACATTCTTTCTGTCCTTACATAAGAATAAACTCTTATTATTTAACAGAAACTTAATCCCCTTAACATTAGGTTTGAAATTAATTAATATTCCCCGATCTATATTTAAAATCCAATTAACAGAGTAGCAGCCTGAAAAAAATAGTTTTGCAGGGTATTAAAAATAGAAGTAAAATGAAGAAAAAACTACTAACAATTGGAGCTTTGGCTCTATTTGCAGGCACTACCATGCATGCACAAACCTTAATCTTTGATAAAGGAACATCCTGGAGCTACAAAGACAACAACCAGGCACAACCGGATGGATGGAAAGGTAAAACCTATGATGTCTCTTCCTGGGCTACCGGAAACGGACCGTTAGGATATGGCGATCCTGTAACAACGACGATCAACTCCGGGCTTATTACAGCTTATTTTGCAAAAGATTTCACGGTAGATTTATCCACTCTTTCCGATAATATGGAATTGGGAGTGATGAGAGATGATGGTATCGTGGTTTATCTGAACGGAGAAGAAGTGATAAGAGACAATATGCCTGCAGGAACAATTACGTTCAGCACATTGTCCAGCACAACAATTGACGGAGCTGCGGAGAATGTGTATAACATCTTTTCTATTCCAAAATCAAAATTTGTAAACGGAGTTAACAGAATTTCTGTTGAACTTCATAACAGAAGTGTTACCAGTTCAGATCTTAGAATTGATGCTTACCTGAAAACAGCACCTAACACAACTACACCGGTAGCTTGTAATTCGACTCACATCAGCTGTTTTACTTCAATTGTACCTACAGCGCAAACCAACAAACTGATCATCCCGGCAGAACACAAATACCAGCTTATCCTGAAAGAAGGTGATAATTACACTGAAGGTGGCGGATTAGTAGGAGGACAAAACGACTTTACAGGATACGTCGCCAAATCAGGAAGCAGCACAAACGGATATCTTTCTGTAAACCATGAAACAAATCCTGGTGGGGTTACCATGGCGGAAATTAATTATAATGCTTCAACAAAGCTTTGGCAGTTAACAAGATCAAGGGCGGTAAGTTTCTCAGATCCTAGTTTGGTACAAACTATCAGAAACTGTTCAGGGGGAATTACTCCATGGGGAACTGTAGTAACGGCAGAAGAGTCTGTGACCTCGAATGATGTGAATGGTGATGGATACAAAGATTACGGATGGCTGGTTGAAATTGATCCGGCAACTGCTCAGGTGATTTCTAAAAATCCAAATGGTTCTAAGGGGAAGCTTTGGCAGATGGGAATTATGAACCACGAAAACGTGGTGATTAATAGTGCTGGAACTATAGCGTACTACGGTGAAGACGGAGGAACTCATATGGTATATAAATATGTAATGGATACTCCAAATAACCTTTCTTCAGGAGATTTATATGTGCTGAAACTAGATCAGGGACTAACGACAGGAGGAGATCCGGCAGGAACTACTGCAACATGGGTAAAGGTTCCTAATAAAATTCAGGCAGATCAAAATAATACCACAACAAATGCTTTGTCATTAGGAGGTACAAAATTCAATGGAGTAGAAGATGTAGATATCAGCCCATTGGATGGAAAAATCTATTTTACAGCAAAAGGTCTGGATAAAGTATACCGATTAAAAGATGAGGGAACTACCGCTTCACAGGTAGAAACATTTGTGGGAGGAAGTAATTCTGTGTATTCTTTCAATACTCCACAAGGGATGAAATCTGAAGCATGGGGAGATGGAAATGATAACCTTACTTTTGATGAACTTGGAAACCTTTGGGTTCTCCAGGATGGTGGTAAAAATTATATCTGGGTAATCGCTCCGGATCATACACAAGCTAATCCAAAAGTAAGACTATTTGCCTCTATGCCGGCAGGATCAGAGCCTACAGGGCTTACATTTACACCAGATCACAAATTCGGTTTCTTCTCTATCCAGCATCCTGACTCAACAATTGCTACAGATGTTGATGCTACAGGTAATACAATCGACTACAGAGGAAAATCAGCAACAATCGTGATTGCACTTAAAAATAACTTGGGAATTGAAGGTTCTTTAGGAACTATTGAAAGCAAAACAGCAGAAAGTACCGTAACGGTAGCACCGAATCCAACTTCAGGAATGGTGAAAATCAATTCAGAAAAAGGATTGAAAAACATTGCTGTAACGGCTTACAGTATCGATGGGAAAATTGTTTACACAAACAAGTTTACCGGTGTAAACAAAGCATTGAGCCTTGACTTCACGCAGCAATTGGAATCATCCAGAGTTTTAATTTTAAATATTGAAGC is part of the Chryseobacterium lactis genome and encodes:
- a CDS encoding alkaline phosphatase PhoX, producing MKKKLLTIGALALFAGTTMHAQTLIFDKGTSWSYKDNNQAQPDGWKGKTYDVSSWATGNGPLGYGDPVTTTINSGLITAYFAKDFTVDLSTLSDNMELGVMRDDGIVVYLNGEEVIRDNMPAGTITFSTLSSTTIDGAAENVYNIFSIPKSKFVNGVNRISVELHNRSVTSSDLRIDAYLKTAPNTTTPVACNSTHISCFTSIVPTAQTNKLIIPAEHKYQLILKEGDNYTEGGGLVGGQNDFTGYVAKSGSSTNGYLSVNHETNPGGVTMAEINYNASTKLWQLTRSRAVSFSDPSLVQTIRNCSGGITPWGTVVTAEESVTSNDVNGDGYKDYGWLVEIDPATAQVISKNPNGSKGKLWQMGIMNHENVVINSAGTIAYYGEDGGTHMVYKYVMDTPNNLSSGDLYVLKLDQGLTTGGDPAGTTATWVKVPNKIQADQNNTTTNALSLGGTKFNGVEDVDISPLDGKIYFTAKGLDKVYRLKDEGTTASQVETFVGGSNSVYSFNTPQGMKSEAWGDGNDNLTFDELGNLWVLQDGGKNYIWVIAPDHTQANPKVRLFASMPAGSEPTGLTFTPDHKFGFFSIQHPDSTIATDVDATGNTIDYRGKSATIVIALKNNLGIEGSLGTIESKTAESTVTVAPNPTSGMVKINSEKGLKNIAVTAYSIDGKIVYTNKFTGVNKALSLDFTQQLESSRVLILNIEAEGGFQKTVKLLKK